In Myxococcus stipitatus, the genomic window GGTCGCGCTCGACCAGCTCGATGGTCCAGCCTGGAGGCAGCAGGCCGCTGTCGCCGGCGTTCACCTGCTTCGCGAGCAGGCGCTTGCCCGCGGCGAAGGGCTTGCCGATGGCGGCGCCCGGACCGCTCTCGTCGTTGAGCGCGCCGATGTAGACGACCTTCTTCTCGACGTCGACGCCCTTGTCTGTCTTGAGGTCCGAGACAGGCTTCGCCGGCGCGGGTGTCCCCTCCGGCTTCGGCGTCGAAGCCTCTTCCTTCTTGCAAGCCACCAGCCCGAGCGTCGCTACCAGGAGTCCGACCACGAGTCGTTGCATCGCAACCTCCCGTCAGATTCGTGGCGGGCACAGTATCCATGCGCGTACCAAGTTGAAAGACATCCACCGGGAAATCGATGGCTGTGTTTCGCGATGCGGAACGCTCGCGAGGTGTGTTTCGGAGAGGTTCCGCAGGGCGGAATGGATGGATGGGTTTGGGTTGGTTGGGTTTCGCGGGGCGGAACGTGCGGGGTTGTTTCGACGCGCGATGTCATGGATTGGCGCCGAGTGTTCGTCAGGTGGGCGGGAATCGTCCGTCGCTGGCGATCGCCTCGACATGACCGAACCGGACCCGACCCTGCCCCGGCTGGACGTTTTTGGAGACCCGCTGCCCGCGTGGGCGCACAGCCGCTGTGGGACGGTGCGGCTGTTCCAGGGCCCGTCGGAAGGCGTGACGGCGGCCTCGTTCTCCCCGGACTCGCGCCGGCTCATCACCGTGGGGGACAAGACCACGCGTGTATGGGCGCTGGAGGACGGGCGGGAGCTGTTCGCGTTGAGCGGGGATGGCTGCGTGGTGCGCGACGCGCTCTTCCTCTCCGACGAGTGGATCGCCACCCTCGACGAGAAAGGGAACGTGTGCCTCCGGGAGGCGTCGAGCGGCGCCGAGGTGTTCCGATGGACGGGGTTGGGACATCAGGGCCGGCGGCTCGAGGCCTCTCCGGACGGCAGGACGTTGTTGGCGAGCCTGGCGTGGCCCCCGAGGCTCGTCGTGCTCGACTGGGTGACGAGGGTGCTGGTGCGAGACCTCCCGCTGGGCTTCGAGTCCTCGCCACCCGATGCCTTCGCGTTCTCGCGGGATGGCTCGAGGATGGCCCTCGTGGAGCGCGTGTGCGAGCCGGCTCGGTTGTCCGTGTTCGACACGGCGAGCTGGGCGCGGCTGTGGTCCGTGACGGGGGACCTGGGGCTGCGCTCTTCCTGGGTCGTGTTCTCGCCGGATGGCACCCGTGTTCATTGGAATCCCACGGCGAGGAGGCAGTGGCATCTCGTCGTCCGCACGCACGATGCCCGGACAGGCGCGATGGTTCGGGAGACGCGCCATCGCAAATGGGATCCTCCTCGTTTCCCGTTGCCGGATGGCAGCTGGGTGCGGATGGCCCATGAAGGATTGAACTTCTACCCGGGAGGCGCCTCGGAGCCGTGCCTTCGCTTGTCCGGTGCGTACGGAGACGGAGAGTCCTTTCCGCGACGCTCCCCCGATGGGCGCTGGATGGTGATTGCGCAAAGACGGTGCTCGACGGTGTTGGTGGTCGATCTCCATGTTCGGCGGGCCTTCCCCGGGCGGACACATCGGGGCTCGCTGGTCCGGCTCACGTTCTCGCGGGATGGCGCGTCCCTGTTCTCATTCGGGTCGGACAGGACCGTTCGCGTCTGGGAGCGTGACTCGGGCCGGGAGGTGCGGTGTGTCACGCTCGGTTATTGGCGGAAGGACGATGTCCACCTGGGGGGTGGGCGAGCCTTCGTGGTGGAGAATCGAGCACGGCTGAGGGTCTTGCTGCGCGGTGTGTTCAATGAGGGAGGGACCACATCCGAGGATGCCTACGGCATCCCCTCGAGCATGACGTGGTCCGACGACCGCTCCGTCTTCGCGCAGCTCGATGTCCGCAACGAGGTGAGTCCTCGGCTCAGCGTCCACCATTCGCGGACCGGGAAGCGGCTGTGGTGCGTGGGGGCGGGCAATGACCCAGAGCTGAAGGTGCTCGCCGTGTCGCGCGCGGGCCGCTGGCTCTTGACCCAGCGAAAGTCGGACCTGTTCGCTCCACTGGCGGCGACCGGGTTGCGGCTGTGGGACATGTCGAGAGGAGCCTCGCGAGCGCTCACGCTCGACCCGACGATGGAATGGAGCGTGGCGGGCTTCTCCCCGGATGAGCGGAGGCTCGCCTTCCATTCCTCTGGGCGCCTGCTCTTCTTCGACACGGAGGCTCTCGAGCAGCAGGAGTGTTGGGAGTCCTTCTCCGGCTCGGGGTTCCTGGTCTTCTCCGAGGACAGTCGCTTGCTCGCCTCGGGGATGCAGGATGGGCGGGTGCAGGTCTGGAGCATCGACGGGAGGCTCCTGGCCACCCTCGACGGCCACCGCGCGGGCATCACCGCCCTGGCCTTCTCATCCAAGGGGGACTTCCTGGCCTCCGGTGGCGCGGATGCCGTGGCACTCATCTGGCCCTCACGGGCCTGGGAGCGATGACCCCGAGATGATGACGCTCGATGGAAGGGGCGGTCGCCGCGACGCCTGGGGAGATGCGCTTCCCGAGCTCGCGCACAGCCGGTGTGGCACCGTGCGCTATCTGCATCGCTTGGGTCCTGGGAATGGGCTCGGGTCGCTGACCTCGGTCTCCTTCTCCCCGGATTCACGAGCGCTCGTCACCGCGGGGGCCTGCACCGCGAGGGTGTGGGACCCGGTGGATGGGCGCGAGCTGCGGGTGCTGGAAGCAGATGCGCAGGTGGTGATGGCCGCTCGGTTCGTGTCCCCCGAGCGTGTCGTCACCCTGAGCATGGATGGGGTCGTGCGGTGGTGGGACGTCCCGCGCGGCGAGGTGCTGCGATGTTGGCGAATGCCGGGCAGGGGCGGCCGGCGGCTGGCGCTCTCCCCGGATGGCACCACGTTGCTGGCGGCGACCGAGCGGCCGAACGGCTTCGCGGTCTTCGATGTGCCAACCGAGACATGGGTGAAACATGTATCGCTGCCCGAAGGCCCGGGCCTCCCGGTCGAGCTGGCCTTCTCTCCCGACGGTTCCTGTGTCCTGCTGCTGGAGCATCTCGACCGGCTCACGCGATTGACCGTCCTCGAGACCTCGGATTGGACTCCGCGTTGGTCGGTGGACGGCGCCGTGGACGCCTCGTTTCCCTGGGCGGTGTTCTCCGCGGAGGGCGACGTCATCGCGTGTCGATACCTGGAGACCGAGCGCGAGAAGAACCGCGTGCGGACCTACGACGTCCGGACCGGGGTCTTGGTGGAGGAGGTCGTGCGGGCCCATTCCTATGCGCCGACATGGCCGCTGCCCGACGGACGTCGGATGCACATCGTGAATCAGCGCCTGGTTGTCTCACGCGGAGAGCGGCTGGAGCGGTGGTTGCGATTGCCGTGTGAAACCGCTGCTTCGCGGTGGCGGCCCGAGGCGTCACCCGACGGTCGA contains:
- a CDS encoding WD40 repeat domain-containing protein, producing MTEPDPTLPRLDVFGDPLPAWAHSRCGTVRLFQGPSEGVTAASFSPDSRRLITVGDKTTRVWALEDGRELFALSGDGCVVRDALFLSDEWIATLDEKGNVCLREASSGAEVFRWTGLGHQGRRLEASPDGRTLLASLAWPPRLVVLDWVTRVLVRDLPLGFESSPPDAFAFSRDGSRMALVERVCEPARLSVFDTASWARLWSVTGDLGLRSSWVVFSPDGTRVHWNPTARRQWHLVVRTHDARTGAMVRETRHRKWDPPRFPLPDGSWVRMAHEGLNFYPGGASEPCLRLSGAYGDGESFPRRSPDGRWMVIAQRRCSTVLVVDLHVRRAFPGRTHRGSLVRLTFSRDGASLFSFGSDRTVRVWERDSGREVRCVTLGYWRKDDVHLGGGRAFVVENRARLRVLLRGVFNEGGTTSEDAYGIPSSMTWSDDRSVFAQLDVRNEVSPRLSVHHSRTGKRLWCVGAGNDPELKVLAVSRAGRWLLTQRKSDLFAPLAATGLRLWDMSRGASRALTLDPTMEWSVAGFSPDERRLAFHSSGRLLFFDTEALEQQECWESFSGSGFLVFSEDSRLLASGMQDGRVQVWSIDGRLLATLDGHRAGITALAFSSKGDFLASGGADAVALIWPSRAWER